From Salvelinus fontinalis isolate EN_2023a chromosome 37, ASM2944872v1, whole genome shotgun sequence, the proteins below share one genomic window:
- the LOC129836036 gene encoding golgin subfamily A member 6-like protein 25 — translation MREDIHDLDLAHWRLARETWRTERGNIREIKALYGEIFRLHQLLEEIGVDKGVIKQRSTSSILCPVSPTLPAFPWYNLHRYLANSQSEPDQHAAGTQKDPSKKHSIFPPLDTQSCTSPDKWPPSQFKTSHPHASHRFAVPSHPLASGPPARMRQTHPHVHPRSSLTGQEKVKDEVNRPEIASPEELSEEVQRRGAEIANMYKAQLKERMAQKRKEEILKKRVNNDDKNDDTEAFCSSAVKQSNTPATAPERPASPDATPVAAREDTQGDTQQDLADVVNVLKRQSSDLYLPDDVCEESLTWKSIYEELCPLAHRANTEADYIKALRVITEKAVTPSCSSEDDVSQSVSEVTSQEGSSESEESMSGQQQRCLHREPYGARDRKEIDSGKMEGRYATATALSMMASRGKEELNAMSYADRIKYFKDEAKRNEEMMKIERRKEKDRDEELKKWEKRQKKLNEEERKRTENMEKNKLEEQRKREKAEMKLKIEHEKKRQEQEKKERKKQEMQQKARAKEEKKRAEEEKKMEKKRAEMLKKIEKQRMEEERNREKERMKVLEMQQKAREKEEKRRKEEQKRRLKIQQEQEKEEQKRQTRIRDEDKKRAELQKIKDHEARFKMEMEKLYEREERNAQIEREKRRALCQKKGQTQRAKQVVAYEVTASTSDASVRREEREQRPETAHAQSAKRRTRKKQKKEADEALTTFV, via the exons ATGCGGGAGGATATCCATGACCTTGACCTCGCCCATTGGAGATTGGCTAGAGAGACATGGAGAACTGAGCGAGGAAACATAAGGGAGATTAAGGCGCTGTATGGAGAAATATTTAGGCTGCACCAACTCTTGGAGGAG ATTGGGGTGGATAAAGGGGTGATCAAGCAGCGCTCCACCTCCTCCATTCTTTGTCCCGTCTCCCCGACACTGCCAGCTTTCCCCTGGTACAACCTCCATAGgtacctcgccaacagccaatcggAGCCTGACCAGCATGCTGCCGGCACCCAGAAGGACCCATCTAAGAAACACTCAATCTTTCCCCCTCTGGACACACAGAGCTGCACCTCACCTGATAAATGGCCTCCTTCTCAGTTCAAGACGTCACACCCACACGCTTCACACCGATTTGCTGTCCCATCCCACCCCCTGGCTTCCGGCCCTCCTGCCCGGATGAGACAGACCCATCCGCACGTCCACCCCAGGTCCTCATTGACTGGCCAGGAAAAGGTTAAGGATGAGGTCAACAGGCCAGAGATTGCATCGCCTGAGGAATTGTCTGAGGAAGTTCAACGGAGAGGCGCAGAAATTGCCAATATGTATAAAGCACAGCTGAAAGAGAGGATGGCCcaaaagagaaaggaagagatTCTGAAGAAAAGGGTAAACAACGATGACAAGAACGATGACACTGAGGCCTTCTgctcctctgcagtaaaacaatCCAATACCCCTGCCACAGCCCCCGAGCGCCCGGCCAGCCCAGACGCCACGCCAGTGGCCGCCCGAGAGGACACTCAGGGGGACACCCAGCAGGACCTGGCAGACGTTGTGAATGTGCTCAAGAGGCAATCATCTGATCTATACCTGCCTGACGACGTTTGTGAGGAGTCACTCACATGGAAGTCCATTTACGAGGAGCTGTGCCCGCTCGCTCACAGGGCGAACACAGAAGCTGACTACATCAAGGCACTACGCGTCATCACTGAGAAGGCTGTGACTCCCTCGTGCTCGTCTGAGGATGATGTGTCTCAGAGTGTGAGTGAGGTCACAAGTCAGGAGGGGAGTAGTGAAAGTGAGGAGAGCATGAGTGGACAACAGCAGAGATGTCTACACAGGGAACCTTATGGTGCAAGGGACAGGAAGGAGATTGATAGTGGTAAAATGGAAGGGAGATATGCAACCGCCACTGCATTGTCTATGATGGCAAGCCGAGGGAAAGAAGAACTTAATGCCATGAGCTACGCAGACAGGATCAAATATTTCAAGGACGAGGCTAAGAGAAATGAAGAGATGATGAAGATTGAAAGGAGGAAGGAAAAAGACAGGGACGAAGAGCTCAAAAAGTGGGAAAAGAGACAGAAGAAATTGAATGAGGAGGAAAGGAAAAGGACAGAAAATATGGAAAAAAACAAGTTAGAGGAGCAGAggaaaagggagaaggcagagatgAAACTAAAGATCGAACATGAGAAAAAGAGACAAGAGcaagagaaaaaagaaagaaagaagcagGAGATGCAACAGAAGGCCCGTGCAAAAGAAGAGAAAAAGAGGGCAGAGGAAGAGAaaaagatggagaaaaagagggCAGAGATGTTGAAAAAGATTGAGAaacagaggatggaggaggagaggaacagggaaaAGGAGAGAATGAAGGTGTTGGAGATGCAGCAAAAGGCacgagagaaagaagagaagaggaggaaagaggaacaGAAAAGGAGATTGAAGATACAGCAGGAACAAGAGAAGGAGGAACAGAAAAGGCAGACAAGGATACGGGACGAGGATAAGAAGAGAGCAGAGCTTCAAAAAATAAAAGATCACGAGGCCAGGTTCAAGATGGAGATGGAGAAACTgtatgagagagaagagaggaatgcACAGATTGAAAGAGAAAAGAGGCGTGCGCTGTGTCAGAAAAAAGGGCAGACACAGAGAGCAAAACAGGTGGTGGCATACGAGGTCACAGCGTCTACATCTGACGCCTCTGtgcggagggaagagagggagcagcGTCCAGAGACCGCTCACGCACAGTCTGCGAAGAGGAGAACAAGGAAGAAGCAGAAGAAAGAGGCGGACGAGGCATTGACAACTTTTGTGTAG